The following proteins are encoded in a genomic region of Actinomycetota bacterium:
- a CDS encoding D-alanyl-D-alanine carboxypeptidase: protein MLDKFRGGLRVRAKTGTLLGGVSALSGWVWGERSERWDEFSVLSEGLTKARAVSVENAVATILSTYA, encoded by the coding sequence GTGCTTGACAAGTTCCGGGGTGGCCTGCGGGTCCGGGCCAAGACCGGCACCCTGTTGGGCGGCGTCTCGGCGCTCTCCGGCTGGGTGTGGGGCGAGCGATCGGAGCGGTGGGACGAGTTCTCCGTCTTGTCCGAGGGCCTCACCAAGGCCCGCGCCGTCTCCGTGGAGAACGCCGTGGCGACGATCCTTTCGACGTACGCCTAG